A single Actinomadura algeriensis DNA region contains:
- a CDS encoding amino acid ABC transporter ATP-binding protein → MSDPLLRVEGVWKTYRSHPVLRGVDLDVARHEVVCLIGASGSGKSTLLRCVNVLETVDDGAIFLEDEEITDPDADPDDVRKRIGMVFQSYNLFPHMSVLDNVTLAPVRVHRRKRREAEEQARELLARFGLADKADEYPDRLSGGQQQRVAIVRAMAGRPSLLLLDEVTSALDPELVTEVMGIIRELKESGMTMILATHEMGFARDIADTVCFLHDGVLLERGPAERIFSDPAEPRTREFLSRVLESRRL, encoded by the coding sequence ATGAGCGACCCGCTGCTGCGCGTCGAAGGCGTCTGGAAGACCTACCGGTCGCATCCGGTGCTGCGCGGCGTCGATCTGGACGTCGCGCGGCACGAGGTGGTGTGCCTGATCGGCGCGTCCGGGTCCGGCAAGTCGACGCTGCTGCGCTGCGTGAACGTGCTGGAGACGGTGGACGACGGGGCGATCTTCCTGGAGGACGAGGAGATCACCGATCCGGACGCCGATCCCGACGACGTCCGCAAGCGGATCGGGATGGTGTTCCAGTCGTACAACCTGTTCCCGCACATGTCGGTGCTCGACAACGTCACGCTGGCGCCCGTCCGGGTGCACCGGCGGAAGCGGCGGGAGGCCGAGGAGCAGGCGCGGGAGCTGCTGGCGCGGTTCGGGCTGGCGGACAAGGCGGACGAGTACCCCGACCGGTTGTCGGGCGGGCAGCAGCAGCGGGTGGCGATCGTCCGGGCGATGGCGGGGCGGCCGAGCCTGCTGCTGCTGGACGAGGTGACGTCGGCGCTCGACCCGGAGCTGGTCACCGAGGTGATGGGCATCATCCGGGAGCTGAAGGAGTCGGGGATGACGATGATCCTCGCGACCCACGAGATGGGTTTCGCGCGGGACATCGCCGACACCGTCTGCTTCCTGCACGACGGCGTCCTGCTGGAGCGCGGGCCCGCGGAGCGGATCTTCTCCGATCCGGCCGAGCCGCGCACCCGCGAGTTCCTGAGCCGGGTGCTGGAGTCCCGGCGGCTCTAG
- a CDS encoding YidH family protein, with protein MTATRTPDSPGGRWTDRLLAEGSDPDPRFTLANERTFLAWIRTALALVAGGVGVALAGDLVDAPLRHLLAIGFSATGALVAALAFRRWLRTERALRRDETLPPPALAPLMSYGLAIAAIALVAALLIAR; from the coding sequence ATGACCGCGACGCGTACCCCCGACTCCCCCGGCGGCCGCTGGACCGACCGGCTGCTGGCCGAGGGCAGCGATCCCGATCCGCGCTTCACCCTCGCCAACGAGCGGACCTTCCTCGCCTGGATCCGCACGGCGCTGGCCCTGGTCGCGGGCGGAGTCGGCGTGGCCCTGGCCGGTGACCTGGTCGACGCGCCGCTCCGGCACCTCCTCGCGATCGGCTTCTCCGCGACCGGCGCGTTGGTCGCCGCGCTCGCGTTCCGCCGCTGGCTGCGCACCGAGCGCGCGCTCCGCCGCGACGAGACCCTCCCGCCCCCCGCGCTCGCCCCGCTGATGTCGTACGGCCTGGCGATCGCCGCGATCGCCCTGGTCGCCGCCCTGCTCATCGCCCGATGA
- a CDS encoding glycerol-3-phosphate responsive antiterminator — translation MSPRPKRPVDRRLLTALAEYPVMASLVGVDMAERFTATPAPLGVLASVPLADIQATVAKTVDAGKIVFVNMDSTPGLGHDPGALTYLKGIGAVAVCSTRAGIVERASALGLLAMQKVFVTDRSNLHRSVQSIARSQPDLVQLMPAVVLPYVERRARDLGVPYLAAGFVQGASDVADALRHGAAGVCTSDEDLWDLRRTALPTPR, via the coding sequence GTGAGCCCACGCCCGAAACGTCCGGTCGACCGCCGCCTGCTGACCGCGCTGGCGGAATATCCCGTCATGGCTTCGCTCGTCGGCGTGGACATGGCGGAACGGTTCACCGCGACACCGGCCCCGCTGGGGGTCCTCGCCTCGGTCCCGCTGGCCGACATCCAGGCCACCGTGGCGAAGACCGTGGACGCCGGGAAGATCGTGTTCGTCAACATGGACTCGACCCCCGGACTCGGCCACGACCCGGGCGCGCTCACCTACCTCAAGGGCATCGGGGCGGTCGCGGTCTGCTCCACCCGCGCCGGGATCGTCGAGCGGGCGAGCGCGCTGGGCCTGCTGGCGATGCAGAAGGTCTTCGTGACGGACCGTTCCAACCTGCACCGCAGCGTCCAGTCGATCGCCCGCTCGCAGCCCGACCTCGTGCAGCTCATGCCCGCGGTCGTCCTGCCGTACGTCGAGCGACGGGCGCGGGACCTCGGCGTCCCGTACCTGGCCGCCGGGTTCGTCCAGGGCGCGTCCGACGTCGCCGACGCCCTCCGGCACGGCGCCGCGGGCGTGTGCACGTCGGACGAGGACCTCTGGGACCTGCGCCGGACCGCGCTCCCCACGCCCCGCTGA
- a CDS encoding DMT family transporter → MPSATPTRLRGRMPRTSGPSGPSASPRRAGPMAVAPPLFVLLWSSAFIAGVPGVESAPPLLLMFARFGLAGLLLTGYALAVRAAWPRGRALAHLAVTGLLIQAVQFGSFYTALDLGFPAAVVSLVQGLNPVVIALAARFLGETVTARQWAGFALGAAGVTLAVADRLSLSAGGVLLCLLGLAGLSAGTLYQKRFVPDMDVRSGTAVQLLAAAPAVGVLSLALETPHVSDWTKFGGSVAWMVLVNAIAAFLLLNTMLQRFSASRVSTLFFLTPSVTAVMAWLLIGQSLHPLAVAGLVLGGAGVLLANRRVRTPEPAG, encoded by the coding sequence ATGCCGTCGGCCACGCCGACACGCCTCCGCGGCCGCATGCCCCGCACGTCCGGCCCGTCCGGCCCGTCCGCGTCGCCGCGCCGGGCCGGGCCGATGGCGGTCGCCCCGCCGCTGTTCGTCCTGCTGTGGAGCAGCGCGTTCATCGCCGGGGTCCCGGGCGTGGAGTCGGCGCCACCGCTGCTGCTGATGTTCGCCCGGTTCGGCCTCGCCGGGCTGCTGCTCACCGGGTACGCGCTGGCCGTGCGGGCGGCGTGGCCGCGCGGCCGGGCGCTCGCGCACCTGGCGGTCACCGGCCTGCTCATCCAGGCCGTGCAGTTCGGCAGCTTCTACACCGCTCTCGACCTGGGCTTTCCCGCCGCGGTCGTCTCCCTCGTGCAGGGCCTCAACCCGGTCGTGATCGCGCTCGCCGCCCGGTTCCTCGGCGAGACCGTCACCGCCCGCCAGTGGGCCGGGTTCGCGCTCGGCGCCGCGGGCGTCACCCTCGCCGTCGCCGACCGGCTCAGCCTGTCGGCCGGCGGGGTGCTGCTGTGCCTGCTCGGCCTCGCCGGGCTCAGCGCCGGGACCCTCTACCAGAAGCGGTTCGTCCCCGACATGGACGTCCGGTCGGGCACCGCCGTGCAGCTCCTCGCCGCCGCCCCGGCCGTCGGCGTGCTCAGCCTCGCGCTGGAGACGCCGCACGTCTCGGACTGGACGAAGTTCGGCGGCTCGGTGGCCTGGATGGTCCTCGTCAACGCCATCGCCGCGTTCCTGCTGCTCAACACCATGCTGCAGCGGTTCTCCGCGAGCCGCGTCAGCACCCTGTTCTTCCTCACGCCGTCGGTCACCGCCGTCATGGCGTGGCTGCTGATCGGCCAGTCGCTGCACCCCCTCGCCGTCGCCGGGCTGGTGCTGGGCGGCGCGGGCGTGCTGCTGGCGAACCGGCGGGTCAGGACGCCCGAACCGGCAGGATGA
- a CDS encoding DUF202 domain-containing protein: protein MNGPGLWDRGAQPERTALAWSRTTLSLVVAGLLCVRLAPSALGAATAAAVVCGSAALQLRRTRASLRRRGARLPHGRRIADAESVLLTTGSTMLLAVTGILFAV, encoded by the coding sequence ATGAACGGGCCGGGCTTGTGGGATCGGGGGGCGCAGCCGGAGCGGACGGCGCTGGCCTGGTCGCGGACGACGCTGTCGCTGGTCGTCGCGGGGCTGCTGTGCGTGCGGCTGGCGCCGTCGGCGCTCGGCGCGGCGACGGCGGCGGCGGTCGTGTGCGGGTCGGCCGCGCTGCAGCTGCGCCGGACGCGCGCGAGCCTGCGGCGGCGCGGGGCCCGGCTGCCGCACGGGCGGCGGATCGCCGACGCCGAGTCCGTCCTGCTCACCACGGGGTCGACGATGCTGCTGGCCGTCACGGGGATCCTGTTCGCCGTCTGA
- a CDS encoding amino acid ABC transporter permease translates to MKTSTEDGAPRDGAPWVKSERQLERERRRRRAGVRSASLATVSSLLFVAVVAGVVVSSPGWPRVHDTFFDWGEFTGALPDVLRGFWLNVQIFLIAEPLILLLGLLVALARGLRNPLFFPLRALAIAYTDVFRGIPTILLVYLVGFGLPALQLQGVPDSPAVLGGFALVLSYGAYVAEVFRAGIDSVHPSQRAAARSLGLSRAQALRFVVLPQAVRRVVPPLLNDFASLQKDTALVAVLGPLEALRQAQIHSAETFDYTPYLAAAVLFVALTVPLARFTDHLAARAERRRAPGGGT, encoded by the coding sequence GTGAAGACGTCGACCGAGGACGGGGCGCCGCGCGACGGCGCCCCGTGGGTGAAGAGCGAGCGGCAGCTCGAGCGCGAGCGGCGGCGGCGCCGCGCGGGCGTCCGGTCGGCGTCGCTGGCGACCGTGTCGAGCCTGCTGTTCGTCGCGGTGGTCGCGGGCGTGGTGGTGTCGTCACCGGGCTGGCCGCGGGTGCACGACACGTTCTTCGACTGGGGCGAGTTCACCGGCGCGCTCCCGGACGTCCTGCGCGGCTTCTGGCTGAACGTCCAGATCTTCCTGATCGCCGAGCCGCTGATCCTGCTGCTGGGGTTGCTGGTCGCGCTGGCGCGGGGGCTGCGGAACCCGCTGTTCTTCCCGCTGCGGGCGCTCGCGATCGCCTACACGGACGTGTTCCGGGGAATCCCGACGATCCTGCTGGTGTACCTGGTGGGGTTCGGGCTTCCGGCGCTGCAGTTGCAGGGCGTCCCGGACAGCCCGGCGGTGCTGGGCGGGTTCGCGCTCGTCCTGTCGTACGGGGCGTACGTCGCGGAGGTGTTCCGGGCGGGCATCGACTCGGTGCATCCGAGCCAGCGCGCGGCGGCCCGGTCGCTGGGGCTGAGCCGGGCGCAGGCGCTGCGGTTCGTGGTGCTGCCGCAGGCGGTGCGCCGGGTCGTCCCGCCGCTGCTGAACGACTTCGCGTCGCTGCAGAAGGACACGGCGCTGGTCGCGGTGCTCGGCCCGCTGGAGGCGCTGCGGCAGGCGCAGATCCACTCGGCCGAGACGTTCGACTACACGCCCTACCTGGCGGCGGCGGTGCTGTTCGTGGCGCTGACGGTGCCGCTGGCCCGGTTCACCGACCATCTCGCGGCGCGCGCGGAGCGCCGCCGCGCCCCCGGAGGCGGCACATGA
- a CDS encoding ABC transporter substrate-binding protein, with translation MSRRYLPLLTGLAALVLAGTACAPEETSTAEAPASCAKEDLNLETAGKLTVATDKPAFEPWFSGDDPSNGKGFESAVTYAVAEEMGFAENEVAWTVQPFDSAYAPGPKKFDFDVNQISVTPERAKAVTFSDGYYTVRQAVVTLGDSEYAGATTMAALKDASIAVQVGTTSLQAVKEQIDPGEQPKVFNTQIDAVNALKNEQVDLLVVDLPTAFYVTAAQIDGAKIVGQLPHRNGDTEHFGLLLERGNPLVSCLNEAIGALKSSGELQRLEDKWLAAEGDAPLLK, from the coding sequence GTGTCCCGCCGCTACCTGCCCCTTCTGACGGGGCTCGCCGCGCTCGTCCTCGCCGGCACCGCCTGCGCACCGGAGGAGACGTCGACCGCCGAGGCGCCCGCGTCGTGCGCCAAGGAGGACCTGAACCTCGAGACGGCCGGCAAGCTGACGGTCGCGACCGACAAGCCGGCGTTCGAGCCGTGGTTCTCCGGCGACGACCCGTCGAACGGGAAGGGCTTCGAGAGCGCCGTGACGTACGCGGTCGCCGAGGAGATGGGGTTCGCCGAAAACGAGGTCGCCTGGACGGTCCAGCCGTTCGACTCCGCGTACGCGCCCGGCCCGAAGAAGTTCGACTTCGACGTGAACCAGATCTCGGTCACCCCGGAACGGGCGAAGGCCGTGACCTTCAGCGACGGCTACTACACCGTCCGGCAGGCCGTCGTGACGCTCGGGGACTCCGAGTACGCGGGCGCGACGACGATGGCGGCGCTGAAGGACGCCTCGATCGCGGTGCAGGTCGGGACGACCTCGCTGCAGGCCGTCAAGGAGCAGATCGACCCCGGCGAGCAGCCGAAGGTGTTCAACACGCAGATCGACGCGGTGAACGCGCTGAAGAACGAGCAGGTGGACCTGCTGGTCGTCGACCTGCCGACCGCGTTCTACGTCACGGCCGCGCAGATCGACGGCGCGAAGATCGTCGGGCAGCTGCCGCACCGGAACGGCGACACCGAGCACTTCGGGCTGCTGCTTGAGCGCGGGAACCCGCTCGTGAGCTGCCTGAACGAGGCGATCGGCGCGCTGAAGTCGTCCGGTGAGCTCCAGCGGCTCGAGGACAAGTGGCTGGCCGCCGAGGGCGACGCCCCGCTGCTGAAGTGA
- a CDS encoding CocE/NonD family hydrolase, with product MTKLDRPAVPVTTTLDQPIEMRDGTILRADVHRPAAGGTHRTVLVRGPYGEQVFRSQPIGAFLHAGMAVVLQHCRGRGSSDGEFVPWENEGRDGADTVAWIAAQPWSNGEVVASGTSYLAGCALQLAAERPAGLRAVVASMTPHDFYEGLKYHGGAFAVGSAFHWGSLQGLLGVLHGVAGGRPPGDGFATLLRVLAEPDEALRTTPVRDMPGVSEMFPFWRDWTDHPERDGYWEGIAETLRHDRIDVPVLHTAGWFDVFLRGTLENFRRIPGGRLIIGPWSHLSQASGAGELNFGHAAAAATALLEPAQIEFLSGSTEGPKVRYFTMGANEWREAESWPPPGSTDTPYYLHADGTLSPGVPEAGASASAFVHDPDDPVPTHGGGLLLPDPVNVGPRDQRAIEERPDVLCFTTPVLSADVEVTGPVTAVLHAATSAPGADWTAKLVDVHPDGRAMSVTDGIVRSPGDRTRHEIDLAATSQTFLAGHRIRVEIASSNFPRFDRNPAMVRADHTVFCDAARASRVILPVRAS from the coding sequence ATGACGAAGCTCGACCGTCCCGCCGTCCCCGTCACGACGACGCTCGATCAGCCGATCGAGATGCGGGACGGCACGATCCTGCGGGCGGACGTGCACCGTCCGGCGGCGGGCGGCACGCACCGGACCGTCCTCGTGCGGGGCCCCTACGGCGAGCAGGTGTTCCGTTCGCAGCCGATCGGCGCGTTCCTGCACGCGGGCATGGCGGTGGTGCTGCAGCACTGCCGGGGGCGCGGGAGCAGCGACGGCGAGTTCGTCCCGTGGGAGAACGAGGGCCGCGACGGGGCCGACACGGTGGCGTGGATCGCCGCGCAGCCGTGGTCGAACGGCGAGGTCGTCGCGTCGGGGACGTCCTATCTCGCGGGGTGCGCGCTGCAGCTCGCGGCCGAGCGGCCCGCGGGGCTGAGGGCCGTGGTGGCGTCGATGACCCCGCACGACTTCTACGAGGGGCTGAAATACCACGGGGGCGCGTTCGCGGTCGGGTCGGCGTTCCACTGGGGCTCCCTGCAGGGGCTGCTGGGCGTCCTGCACGGCGTCGCGGGCGGACGGCCGCCGGGCGACGGGTTCGCGACGCTGCTGAGGGTGCTCGCCGAGCCGGACGAGGCGCTGCGCACGACGCCCGTCCGCGACATGCCGGGCGTGTCGGAGATGTTCCCGTTCTGGCGCGACTGGACGGACCATCCCGAACGCGACGGGTACTGGGAGGGCATCGCGGAGACGCTCCGCCACGACCGGATCGACGTGCCCGTCCTGCACACGGCCGGGTGGTTCGACGTGTTCCTGCGCGGCACCCTGGAGAACTTCCGCCGGATCCCGGGCGGGCGGCTGATCATCGGCCCGTGGTCGCACCTGTCGCAGGCGTCGGGGGCCGGGGAGCTGAACTTCGGGCACGCGGCCGCCGCCGCGACGGCGCTGCTGGAGCCGGCGCAGATCGAGTTCCTGAGCGGGTCGACCGAGGGGCCGAAGGTCCGGTACTTCACGATGGGCGCGAACGAGTGGCGGGAGGCGGAGTCGTGGCCGCCGCCCGGTTCCACCGACACGCCCTACTACCTGCACGCCGACGGGACGCTCTCCCCCGGTGTCCCGGAGGCCGGCGCGTCCGCGTCCGCGTTCGTCCACGACCCGGACGACCCGGTGCCGACGCACGGCGGCGGGCTGCTGCTGCCGGACCCGGTGAACGTCGGCCCCCGCGACCAGCGCGCGATCGAGGAACGCCCGGACGTCCTGTGCTTCACCACGCCCGTCCTGAGCGCGGACGTCGAGGTGACGGGGCCGGTCACGGCGGTGCTGCACGCGGCGACGTCCGCGCCGGGCGCCGACTGGACGGCCAAGCTCGTGGACGTGCACCCGGACGGCCGCGCGATGAGCGTCACGGACGGGATCGTCCGCTCCCCCGGCGACCGGACGCGGCACGAGATCGACCTCGCCGCCACGAGCCAGACGTTCCTCGCGGGTCACCGCATCCGGGTCGAGATCGCCTCGTCCAACTTCCCCCGTTTCGACCGGAACCCGGCGATGGTCCGCGCGGACCACACCGTGTTCTGCGACGCGGCCCGCGCGTCCCGCGTCATCCTGCCGGTTCGGGCGTCCTGA
- a CDS encoding MerR family transcriptional regulator — protein sequence MQISELSDRSGLTVQTIKFYIRQGLLPAGSAVSATRSEYGPAHLERLRLISALREVGDLPVAAIREIVAAVDGGSGPHDLVGAAQRALGPDAAAPADPDWRAARRDVDALVRELGWRAAADAPARDLLAAAFVSLRRLGFPVTLAELRPYVRAAADVAEHEIARVDGAAPRTATVQSLVATVVYEQVLTALHRLAQEDAAARRFAP from the coding sequence GTGCAGATCTCCGAGCTGAGCGACCGCAGCGGCCTGACGGTGCAGACGATCAAGTTCTACATCCGGCAGGGGCTCCTGCCCGCGGGCTCGGCGGTGAGCGCGACCCGGTCCGAGTACGGTCCCGCGCACCTGGAGCGGCTGCGGCTGATCAGCGCGCTGCGCGAGGTCGGCGACCTGCCGGTCGCGGCGATCCGGGAGATCGTCGCCGCCGTCGACGGCGGCTCCGGCCCGCATGATCTGGTCGGCGCCGCGCAGCGCGCCCTCGGCCCGGACGCCGCCGCGCCCGCCGATCCGGACTGGCGCGCCGCCCGGCGGGACGTCGACGCGCTCGTCCGCGAACTCGGCTGGCGGGCCGCCGCCGACGCGCCCGCCCGCGACCTGCTCGCCGCCGCGTTCGTCTCGCTGCGCCGCCTCGGCTTCCCGGTCACGCTCGCCGAGCTGCGCCCGTACGTCCGGGCGGCCGCGGACGTCGCCGAGCACGAGATCGCCCGCGTCGACGGCGCCGCCCCGCGCACCGCGACCGTCCAGTCGCTGGTGGCGACGGTGGTGTACGAGCAGGTCCTGACGGCCCTGCACCGGCTGGCGCAGGAGGACGCCGCCGCCCGCCGCTTCGCGCCCTGA
- a CDS encoding SAM hydrolase/SAM-dependent halogenase family protein, with the protein MPDHRPFISLATDFGAAYTGICAGVMYGIVPDATVLVLSDEITPFDVREGAMLLRQALPYIPVGVHVGIVDPGVGTPRRPIAIGTGRGDVLVGPDNGLLVPAAEKLGGIVAAHVLENPAHRLPSVSSSFHGRDIFSPAAAHAARGVDVAEFGPAVEPLPLDVPAPVVAEGELTAPVLYTDRFGSLVLGAEPDDLAAAFGPLEPGTPLDAAWTVPGGTGRDERIPFSETFGGVAPGRPLLWIDSSGRLGLAVNQGSAADALGLAGTTSITLRAVRPA; encoded by the coding sequence ATGCCCGATCACCGTCCGTTCATCAGCCTGGCGACCGATTTCGGCGCGGCCTACACCGGCATCTGTGCGGGGGTGATGTACGGAATAGTCCCGGACGCGACCGTGCTGGTCCTCAGCGACGAGATCACCCCGTTCGACGTCCGGGAGGGCGCGATGCTGCTGCGGCAGGCCCTGCCGTACATTCCCGTGGGCGTGCACGTCGGGATCGTCGACCCGGGCGTGGGGACGCCCCGGCGTCCGATCGCGATCGGCACCGGGCGCGGGGACGTGCTGGTCGGCCCGGACAACGGGCTCCTGGTCCCGGCGGCCGAGAAGCTCGGCGGGATCGTCGCGGCGCACGTGCTGGAGAACCCCGCCCACCGGCTGCCGTCGGTGTCGTCGTCGTTCCACGGCCGCGACATCTTCTCCCCCGCCGCCGCGCACGCCGCACGCGGTGTGGACGTCGCCGAGTTCGGCCCGGCCGTGGAGCCGCTGCCCCTCGACGTGCCCGCCCCGGTCGTCGCCGAGGGCGAGCTGACCGCCCCCGTCCTGTACACCGACAGGTTCGGCAGCCTGGTGCTCGGCGCGGAGCCGGACGACCTCGCCGCCGCGTTCGGCCCGCTGGAGCCCGGCACCCCGCTGGACGCCGCCTGGACCGTTCCCGGCGGGACCGGGCGGGACGAGCGGATCCCGTTCTCCGAGACCTTCGGCGGCGTCGCACCCGGCCGCCCGCTGCTGTGGATCGACTCGTCCGGCCGGCTCGGCCTGGCCGTCAACCAGGGCTCGGCGGCCGACGCGCTCGGCCTGGCCGGTACGACGTCGATCACTCTCCGGGCCGTCCGGCCCGCCTAG
- a CDS encoding NUDIX hydrolase has product MPDSIAELDVVAWVRIVDGRLLAVRSRGRDLLYLPGGKREPGESDGAALAREVREELGLELERASLRELGVLRAPAHDQPAFERVRMACFTADARGAMAASGEVDEFRFVAPDERDLLAPAAGAALDLAIERGLLGHG; this is encoded by the coding sequence ATGCCTGATTCGATCGCCGAGCTGGACGTCGTCGCGTGGGTGCGGATCGTGGACGGGCGGCTGCTCGCCGTCCGGTCGCGCGGCCGCGACCTGCTGTACCTGCCGGGCGGCAAGCGGGAGCCGGGCGAGAGCGACGGGGCGGCGCTGGCGCGGGAGGTGCGCGAGGAGCTCGGGCTGGAGCTGGAGCGGGCGTCGCTGCGCGAGCTGGGCGTGCTGCGCGCCCCGGCGCACGACCAGCCGGCGTTCGAGCGGGTCCGGATGGCGTGTTTCACGGCGGACGCGCGGGGCGCGATGGCGGCGTCCGGCGAGGTGGACGAGTTCCGGTTCGTCGCGCCGGACGAGCGGGACCTGCTCGCCCCCGCCGCCGGGGCGGCCCTGGACCTCGCGATCGAGCGCGGGCTGCTCGGCCACGGGTAA
- a CDS encoding FAD-binding oxidoreductase, which translates to MISRQTITHPFNRGDYVVGAPTPPRWAADCPPGDGPASLQGEVVRVPDAVVAELRAVAAAVCTDRDEVVRRTRDWWAGTSIGETDGAPATPDAVIVEVADEDQVAAVVRVCAAHEIPLTVSAGRSNVLGAALPIHGGVVLDVCALNRIVAFDAESMIVEVQAGMFGDLFEKELQEVHGATTGHWPSAFAISTVGGWAACRGAGQLSTRYGKIEDMVAGLDVVLPDGSTASYGTYPRAATGPDLRQLFIGSEGTLGVITRLRLRVHRLPEYAKGLAYGFATFAEGLDACREILQRGAAPACLRLYDAHESGTHFGEPGTNLLLIADEGDPVLVDATMAIVADVCGAAASVTLDGDAVLDRWLDERMLVGKSGDGFAKGPGFVADTCEIAAPWSSLAAIYTEVVAAIEAVPGTLRASAHQSHAYTDGACIYFSLRGDVERSRRREWYRAAWDAANDVLIRHGAAISHHHGVGLLRSPYMERALGSGFGTLALVKQALDPAGIMNPGKLGLSSRFGAGA; encoded by the coding sequence ATGATCAGCAGGCAGACCATCACGCACCCGTTCAACCGCGGCGACTACGTCGTCGGCGCGCCCACCCCGCCGCGCTGGGCCGCCGACTGCCCGCCCGGGGACGGTCCGGCGAGCCTGCAGGGCGAGGTCGTCCGGGTGCCGGACGCCGTCGTCGCCGAGCTGCGCGCCGTCGCCGCGGCCGTCTGCACCGACCGGGACGAGGTCGTCCGGCGGACCCGCGACTGGTGGGCGGGCACGTCCATCGGCGAGACCGACGGCGCCCCCGCCACCCCCGACGCCGTGATCGTCGAGGTCGCCGACGAGGACCAGGTCGCGGCCGTCGTCCGGGTGTGCGCCGCGCACGAGATCCCGCTGACCGTCTCGGCCGGGCGCAGCAACGTGCTCGGCGCCGCGCTGCCGATCCACGGCGGCGTCGTCCTGGACGTGTGCGCCCTGAACCGCATCGTCGCGTTCGACGCCGAGTCGATGATCGTCGAGGTGCAGGCCGGCATGTTCGGCGACCTGTTCGAGAAGGAGCTGCAGGAGGTGCACGGCGCCACCACCGGCCACTGGCCGTCGGCGTTCGCGATCTCCACGGTCGGCGGCTGGGCCGCCTGCCGCGGCGCCGGGCAGCTCTCCACCCGCTACGGCAAGATCGAGGACATGGTCGCCGGGCTGGACGTCGTCCTGCCCGACGGGTCCACCGCCTCCTACGGCACCTACCCGCGCGCCGCGACCGGCCCCGACCTGCGGCAGCTGTTCATCGGCTCCGAGGGCACCCTCGGCGTGATCACCCGGTTGCGGCTGCGCGTCCACCGCCTCCCCGAGTACGCCAAGGGCCTCGCCTACGGGTTCGCCACGTTCGCCGAGGGCCTCGACGCCTGCCGGGAGATCCTCCAGCGCGGCGCCGCCCCCGCCTGCCTGCGCCTCTACGACGCGCACGAGAGCGGCACCCACTTCGGCGAGCCCGGCACGAACCTGCTTCTCATCGCCGACGAGGGCGACCCCGTGCTGGTCGACGCCACGATGGCGATCGTCGCGGACGTCTGCGGCGCCGCGGCGTCGGTCACCCTGGACGGCGACGCGGTGCTCGACCGCTGGCTGGACGAGCGGATGCTCGTCGGCAAGTCGGGCGACGGCTTCGCGAAGGGCCCCGGCTTCGTCGCCGACACGTGCGAGATCGCCGCGCCCTGGTCGTCCCTCGCCGCGATCTACACCGAGGTCGTCGCGGCGATCGAGGCCGTGCCCGGCACCCTGCGGGCGTCCGCGCACCAGTCCCACGCCTACACCGACGGCGCCTGCATCTACTTCTCGCTGCGCGGCGACGTCGAACGGTCCCGGCGCCGCGAGTGGTACCGGGCCGCGTGGGACGCCGCCAACGACGTCCTCATCCGGCACGGCGCCGCGATCAGCCACCACCACGGCGTCGGCCTGCTCCGCTCCCCGTACATGGAGCGGGCCCTCGGCAGCGGCTTCGGCACGCTCGCGCTGGTCAAGCAGGCCCTCGACCCGGCCGGGATCATGAACCCCGGCAAGCTGGGCCTGTCGTCCCGCTTTGGGGCGGGTGCGTAG
- a CDS encoding IclR family transcriptional regulator — MDNSSGVGVLDKAVLVLNALEAGPASLAQLVQSTGLARPTAHRLAVALEHHRFVHRDAQGRFILGPRLAELSVAAGEDRLLAIAQPILSQLRDLTGESASLFRRQGDVRVCVAAAERSSGLRDTIPVGAALPMTAGSAAQILLAWEEPDRLHRGLRGAKFEAATLASVRRRGWAQSVGEREQGVGSVSSPIRGAAGRVIAAVSVSGPLERLTRSPGRLHAGPVIAAAEKISEGMRRTAS; from the coding sequence ATGGACAACTCTAGCGGAGTCGGCGTACTCGACAAAGCGGTTCTCGTACTGAACGCGCTCGAGGCGGGCCCGGCGTCGCTCGCCCAGCTCGTCCAGAGCACCGGCCTGGCCCGGCCGACCGCCCACCGGCTCGCCGTCGCGCTGGAGCACCACCGGTTCGTGCACCGCGACGCGCAGGGCCGGTTCATCCTCGGGCCGCGCCTCGCCGAGCTGTCCGTCGCCGCCGGGGAGGACCGCCTCCTCGCGATCGCCCAGCCGATCCTGTCCCAGCTCCGCGACCTGACGGGCGAGAGCGCGTCGCTGTTCCGCCGCCAGGGGGACGTCCGGGTCTGCGTCGCCGCGGCGGAGCGCAGCAGCGGCCTGCGCGACACCATCCCCGTCGGCGCCGCCCTCCCGATGACCGCCGGTTCCGCCGCCCAGATCCTGCTCGCCTGGGAGGAGCCGGACCGGCTGCACCGCGGCCTGCGCGGCGCGAAGTTCGAGGCCGCGACGCTCGCGTCCGTCCGCCGCCGGGGGTGGGCGCAGAGCGTCGGGGAGCGCGAGCAGGGCGTCGGCTCGGTGTCGTCCCCGATCCGCGGCGCCGCCGGACGGGTGATCGCCGCCGTCTCGGTGTCCGGGCCCCTCGAACGGCTCACCCGCTCCCCCGGCCGCCTGCACGCGGGCCCCGTCATCGCCGCCGCCGAGAAGATCTCCGAGGGGATGCGCCGCACCGCGTCCTGA